From one Herpetosiphon gulosus genomic stretch:
- a CDS encoding ABC transporter ATP-binding protein — protein MTTVVQTTNLTKTYGKNRGIDNLNLQVQQGEVFGYLGPNGAGKTTTIRTILDFIRPTSGTAQIFGLDSQRDSVAIHQKISYLPGELVMYEKMTGMEMLHYFGQLRGNVSQQEIKQLAERLELDLKRPIRTLSKGNKQKVGLVQAFMGKPELLILDEPTSGLDPLVQQTFYQLVLEAKATGRTVFLSSHVMSEVDHICDRVGIIRAGKLLAIDTVKALKERARRTIDLYFAQPVEPSAFAHIPNIDGLQVLGNHVHCAVTGSIDQLIKTAAQFELHDLVSQATDLEDIFLAYYKGEVSDAA, from the coding sequence ATGACCACGGTTGTTCAAACCACGAATCTGACCAAAACCTATGGCAAAAATCGTGGAATTGATAATTTAAATTTGCAAGTGCAGCAAGGCGAAGTATTTGGTTATTTGGGGCCGAACGGGGCTGGCAAAACCACGACAATTCGAACTATTTTAGATTTTATTCGGCCAACCAGCGGTACTGCCCAAATTTTTGGCCTCGATTCGCAGCGCGATTCGGTGGCGATTCACCAGAAAATTAGTTATTTGCCTGGCGAATTAGTGATGTACGAAAAAATGACTGGCATGGAGATGTTGCATTATTTTGGCCAGCTACGCGGCAATGTGAGCCAGCAAGAAATTAAGCAATTGGCCGAGCGTTTGGAGCTGGATTTAAAACGACCAATTCGCACGCTCTCCAAGGGCAATAAGCAAAAAGTTGGGCTTGTGCAGGCATTTATGGGCAAACCTGAGCTTTTAATTCTCGATGAACCGACCAGTGGGCTTGATCCGTTGGTGCAGCAAACCTTTTATCAACTGGTGCTCGAAGCCAAAGCAACTGGCCGCACCGTCTTTCTATCGTCGCACGTGATGTCGGAAGTTGACCATATTTGCGATCGGGTAGGAATTATTCGGGCGGGTAAGTTGTTGGCAATTGATACAGTTAAAGCACTCAAGGAGCGGGCGCGGCGTACCATCGATCTCTATTTTGCCCAACCAGTTGAGCCAAGTGCATTTGCCCATATTCCGAATATCGATGGCCTGCAAGTGCTCGGCAACCATGTGCACTGCGCTGTGACTGGCTCGATTGACCAGTTAATCAAAACTGCGGCCCAATTTGAATTACACGATTTGGTTAGCCAAGCTACCGATTTGGAAGATATTTTCTTGGCCTACTACAAAGGAGAAGTGAGCGATGCTGCGTAA